In a single window of the Myxococcales bacterium genome:
- a CDS encoding alpha/beta hydrolase, protein MAEIYAPVQKVVVPGHDGTPLTACLYGDGPVDWIIAPGLGTPLITWKYVAERFGRACRILTWEARGNYSSGTPADWDKLRIEDHAADLFALADHFGMKRFVLGGWSMGVQISLEAYHQRPDRVKLLVLINGAPGHLLSTAYGVPGFEKLAVSVLKFASLLGQAPAELFAWLLQQSWTLPVMRKMQIFTANDDFFGEMVAGFASLDFPVYWRMMLLVNEHDATPYLPEVAVPTLITAGTKDLMTPLATAQLMTDRIKDAELFVVPNGTHYTVVEYPEIINLRLERFFRDHLPKFKLD, encoded by the coding sequence ATGGCCGAGATATACGCCCCCGTGCAAAAAGTCGTCGTGCCGGGACACGACGGCACGCCGCTGACCGCCTGCCTTTACGGCGACGGACCCGTCGACTGGATCATCGCGCCGGGCCTGGGCACGCCGCTGATCACCTGGAAATACGTCGCCGAACGCTTCGGCCGGGCCTGCCGGATTTTGACCTGGGAAGCGCGCGGCAATTATTCCTCGGGGACGCCGGCCGATTGGGACAAGCTGCGGATCGAGGACCACGCCGCCGACCTGTTCGCGCTGGCCGATCACTTCGGCATGAAACGTTTCGTGCTGGGCGGCTGGTCGATGGGCGTACAGATTTCGCTCGAAGCCTATCACCAACGTCCCGACCGCGTGAAATTGCTAGTCCTCATCAACGGCGCGCCGGGGCACCTGCTGTCGACCGCCTACGGCGTCCCGGGCTTCGAAAAGCTGGCGGTTTCGGTGTTGAAGTTCGCTTCGCTGCTGGGGCAGGCGCCGGCGGAACTTTTCGCCTGGCTCCTCCAACAATCCTGGACGCTTCCGGTCATGCGTAAAATGCAGATCTTTACCGCCAACGACGACTTCTTCGGCGAGATGGTGGCGGGGTTCGCCTCGCTGGATTTCCCGGTTTACTGGCGGATGATGCTGCTGGTCAACGAGCACGACGCCACGCCCTATCTGCCGGAGGTCGCCGTGCCGACGCTGATCACGGCCGGCACCAAGGATCTGATGACGCCACTGGCTACCGCCCAACTCATGACGGATCGCATCAAGGACGCCGAATTGTTCGTGGTTCCCAACGGCACGCACTACACCGTGGTCGAGTATCCCGAAATCATCAACCTCCGCCTGGAGCGCTTCTTCCGCGACCACCTACCCAAATTCAAACTGGATTGA
- a CDS encoding AAA family ATPase yields MSYLDFYGLQREPFSNVPDPIFFWNGRSHETALNKLRFALEQRRGLSLVIGEIGAGKTTLSRRLFESLDETRFHKALLIVIHSEVTADWLLHRFAQLLGVEHPKHNKLEVLGQIYDRLRIIDEKGQIVALLIDEAQMFGTRELMEEFRGLLNIEAQGRKLINFVFFGLPEVEENLQLDEPLRQRVALRVNLQRYDEADTLAYLAHRVNVAGGKKGLIPPDVAARLHFHGQGSPRVLNALADNLLLEGFLQKTRTLTVAMLDKVAAELNLQESQPDPLADILGHRPVKPGRKSKDEWQEVDLNKLLGFLDKK; encoded by the coding sequence ATGAGCTATCTTGATTTCTACGGCTTGCAGCGCGAGCCGTTTTCCAACGTGCCGGACCCGATCTTCTTCTGGAACGGCCGTTCGCACGAAACCGCCCTGAACAAGCTGCGCTTCGCCCTCGAACAGCGCCGGGGCCTGAGTCTGGTCATCGGCGAAATCGGCGCGGGCAAAACGACGCTCTCCCGCCGCCTGTTCGAAAGCCTCGACGAAACGCGCTTCCACAAAGCGCTGCTGATCGTCATCCATTCCGAGGTGACCGCCGACTGGCTGCTGCATCGCTTTGCCCAACTGCTCGGCGTCGAACACCCCAAGCACAACAAGCTGGAGGTCCTCGGCCAGATCTACGACCGCCTGCGGATCATCGACGAAAAGGGGCAGATCGTCGCGCTGCTCATCGACGAAGCGCAAATGTTCGGCACGCGCGAGTTGATGGAGGAATTCCGCGGCCTGCTCAACATCGAGGCGCAGGGCCGCAAGCTGATCAATTTCGTGTTCTTCGGCCTGCCCGAGGTCGAGGAAAATCTGCAACTGGACGAACCGCTGCGCCAGCGCGTCGCCTTGCGGGTCAACCTGCAACGGTACGACGAGGCCGATACCCTGGCTTACCTGGCTCACCGCGTCAACGTCGCCGGCGGCAAGAAAGGCCTCATCCCGCCCGACGTGGCGGCGCGGCTGCATTTTCACGGCCAGGGATCGCCGCGGGTGCTCAACGCGCTGGCCGACAACCTCCTGCTCGAGGGCTTTCTGCAAAAGACCCGGACTCTGACCGTGGCGATGCTCGACAAGGTCGCCGCGGAGCTGAATCTTCAGGAAAGCCAGCCCGATCCGCTCGCCGACATCCTCGGCCACCGGCCGGTCAAGCCCGGCCGGAAGAGCAAGGACGAGTGGCAGGAAGTCGATCTGAACAAACTGCTGGGCTTTCTCGATAAAAAATGA